A window from Raphanus sativus cultivar WK10039 unplaced genomic scaffold, ASM80110v3 Scaffold3525, whole genome shotgun sequence encodes these proteins:
- the LOC130506665 gene encoding uncharacterized protein LOC130506665, with product MGDEEQSDWEQEEQFLSDEESGYEEDQWTDDCSNTDYDDDPDGGELEPEPPDPYQDNTSYIDWSREEADQRSNHEGEMYQEETEYQIRLDEHSYHEETENEPEVVYPEDGVDDNSDHEESYVEERPWCEIPYSDHEEENHDETDSQVSLPYSEANREDGATSERDFAEEEENEAVRSDEEYEPRYIQYAGHHEGIEAYWKWEKDLDQWFELHQIEEEERPLIAEDTLTEYAYWWYDRDASWTEMKELLREEFVTTAESHKEYHFRRPDVFPKPRRLILAPM from the coding sequence ATGGGAGATGAAGAACAAAGTGATTGGGAGCAAGAAGAACAATTTCTGTCTGATGAAGAAAGTGGTTATGAAGAAGATCAGTGGACAGATGATTGTTCCAATactgattatgatgatgatccaGATGGTGGAGAGCTTGAACCAGAACCACCAGATCCGTACCAAGACAACACCAGCTACATAGATTGGTCTAGAGAAGAAGCTGACCAGAGATCTAACCATGAGGGCGAGATGTATCAAGAGGAAACTGAATACCAGATCAGGCTAGATGAACACAGCTACCATGAAGAAACAGAGAATGAACCAGAAGTTGTTTATCCAGAAGATGGTGTTGATGATAACTCAGATCATGAGGAGTCATATGTGGAAGAGAGGCCATGGTGTGAGATACCGTACTCTGATCATGAAGAAGAAAACCATGATGAAACTGATTCCCAAGTCAGTTTACCCTACTCTGAAGCAAACCGTGAAGATGGAGCAACAAGTGAGCGTGACtttgctgaagaagaagaaaatgaggcTGTAAGAAGTGATGAAGAGTATGAGCCAAGATACATCCAATACGCAGGCCATCATGAAGGAATAGAAGCTTACTGGAAGTGGGAGAAAGACCTAGATCAATGGTTTGAACTTCATCAGATTGAAGAGGAGGAGAGACCATTAATTGCTGAAGATACTCTAACTGAGTATGCATACTGGTGGTATGATCGTGATGCTTCTTGGACAGAAATGAAGGAGCTACTACGTGAGGAGTTTGTGACAACAGCTGAGAGCCACAAGGAGTATCATTTCAGGCGCCCAGATGTATTCCCTAAGCCAAGGAGATTGATTCTAGCACCCATGTGA